One window of the Pseudomonas knackmussii B13 genome contains the following:
- a CDS encoding Mpo1-like protein: MGKRQPNLFTWQWQGYANYHRNGTNLALHLVAIPLFIVAALVLLDGLLSLSLGSILLGVIGMVASLAIQGRGHKLEEQAPEPFIDRQDAIGRLLAEQFVTFPRFVLSGAWWRAWRNRRR, from the coding sequence ATGGGCAAGCGTCAACCCAATCTCTTCACCTGGCAGTGGCAGGGCTACGCCAACTATCACCGCAACGGCACCAACCTGGCGCTGCATCTGGTGGCGATTCCGCTGTTCATAGTCGCCGCGCTGGTCCTGCTCGACGGCCTGCTGAGCCTGAGCCTGGGCAGCATCCTGCTCGGGGTGATTGGCATGGTCGCCTCGCTGGCCATCCAGGGCCGCGGGCACAAGCTGGAAGAGCAGGCTCCGGAGCCCTTCATCGACCGCCAGGACGCCATCGGCCGGCTGCTCGCCGAACAGTTCGTCACCTTCCCGCGCTTCGTCCTCAGCGGTGCCTGGTGGCGTGCCTGGCGCAATCGCCGGCGCTGA